The Streptomyces tubercidicus DNA segment TGTCACTTCGCGTCCGTGCGCGGCTCTCCAGGGCCGCGGCTCTTGTCTCGCGACTGGCAGGATGGCGGGTTGAGTTGTGCGGCTGAGAAAGGAATCCCGATGTCCGTTCGCTACCAGCTGGTGATCGACTGTGCCGACCCCAACCGCCAGGCCCACTTCTGGGCCGCCGCACTGGGCTATGAACTCGCACCGCCCCCATCCGGTTTCGCCACATGGGACGACTACTACCGTGACCTGGGGCTGCCCGAAGAAGCGTTGACCGGCGGCGCGGACCGGATCAGCGACCCGCAGGGCAGTGGACCGGCCATCTGGTTCCATGTGGTCCCGGACGCGAAGGCCGTGAAGAGCCGGCTGCACATCGACATCCACGCCAGCGGCGACCGGACAGACCCGATCGAGACGCGGAAGAGGCGAGTGGACGCCGAAGCCGACCGCCTGATGGGCTTGGGCGCCCTCAACACGGTTGTCATGTACGAGGAAGGAATCGACCACTACGCGGTCGGAATGAAGGACCCCGAAGGGAACGAGTTCGACATCAACTGACCAGAGCTCGGTGACAATCAACGTGCTTTGCCATGCCACAACGGCCAGGTCACCAAGGCCCGCAGGTGTCAACCATCGTTCTTCGGCTCACGGGGGCACGGTCGCCTCGGAAGTCGGCGACGTGCTCGCTCCGCGCACGCTGACTACCGCACCCAGCCGGGCCCCAGCCCTGAACAGCGCGCTCAGCCTTCGGTGAGAAGGAAGACTGTCGACCAAGTTTCGGTGAGAGCGCTCAACCTCCACTGCGAGAGATCAAGGACCTCCCCGGCCTCGGTGAGCCATCTGCCCTGCGGAGTACGGTCAACCGACGGAATCCGCTGAGCTGGCCTTTCACGGTGTTCCGGGGTTGATCGTTCCCGGTCACATCAAGATCGCTTCCCATGGTGCTGGTCAGTACGCGTCGCTCTCCCTGGCTGACCAGCACCTTCCCGCTGCTGCGCACCGACAGGCGATGAGACTCCCACGTCTTCCTCCAGCGTGCCCGAGCACTGCCTGACCGTCGCCGAGATCACCGAGGTCCCGTCTGGTTCCAACACAATGGCGGAGGTGGAACGCAACTGGTTCCAGCGGGTGTGGTCAGGACGTGCCACCGGTGTACCAGGAGGGGAGGGGGACGGCTTCGCGCTCTCGCCGGGGCATGGGGTCGACGAGGCGCTGTCCTTCTGGCGCGCGGAAGTCGCACGGTGCCGTGTGCTGATCGCAGCCTCTTTGCTGGATGACTCCGACGACCTCTCGCACACATACCGCTCCGGCGCCCAGGCGGTGAGCGACTGGCGAGTGCTGCGTCTGGCCACCGCCAGGAGGAGCGACCCATACCGGCAATGGGTTCACCCAAGGGAAGGACTCTCCGTGCACCGCGCATTGATCGTCGTCGATGTGCAGACGGACTTCTGCAAGGGCGGCAGTGTTCCGGTGAGGGGGGCGCGGACAGGGCCGTCGCCATCGCCGACCTGGTTCGGCGCGCTGACGGGTCTTCGGGTGGCTCGCCCTCCTCTTCGGTCTCGACGTGCAGGCGTCCGGCACCCACACCCAGGAGCTACTCGGATGGCACCCGACACACCAGGGCCTCAACGAGGTCCACTACTTCAACGGAAAATGATCGACTCGGTGGTCGCCGCAGCGGTCGCGTCCCGCCCCCGCGCCTCACACAGGGCGCGCCGGGCGCGCCGGCCATCGCTGGGTGTCGGCGATGCCACCTGTCCCTCGTCGCTCAACCCGGCGCACGTTGGGGTTGCCGCCGTGGCCAGAACGGGAAGACGATCTGGTCCGAACAGCTCATCGAGGACCCCAGCGGACCGGGAACGTTCTTGTCGCCGGCGGTCACATCAGCCCTGAGCTCGGGACCAACGGACGAACCGCACCATTGCCCGCAGCGGATCACTGCCGCAATCTCCGTCTCCGCCGAGCGACGGGGAGCCGATCGGGTGACGATGGACGTGTACTGACGTGATCACGCTGCTCCCAGAAAGAGGCAGACGTCATGACATCCCCTTCCGGGTCTCCAGACCCCGCTCCCCCGAGCAGAATCGAGCCACAGGACACGCCCCTGGCCGAAGGCATGGCCTTCCTGGCGGACAAGGGCTGGCAGATCCTGCTCACCATGGGCCTGGCCACCACCGCCCTGGGCGTCATCGCCCTGGTCTGGCCGAGCGCAACGCTGCGGGTCCTCGGCGTGCTCTTCGGCGTCTATCTGCTGGCGACCGGCGTTTTCCAGCTGGCGGGCGCCTTCGGCACGCACGTGCCCCGGCATCTTCGGGTGTTGCATTTCCTCATAGGCGCGCTCTCCATCCTGCTGGGGTTGATCTGCTTCCGGGGCGCCATGGAGTCGATTCTGCTGCTCGCCCTGTGGATCGGCTTCAGCTGGCTGCTGCGCGGCACCATGGAGACGGCCGCGGCGGCCTCCGCCCGGGACATGCCGGCCCGAGGCTGGCACATGGCCTTCGGGATCATCGGCGCTCTGGCGGGCATCGTGCTGATCGTCTCGCCGTTCGCCTCGATCGCGGCACTCACCCTGGTGGTGGGCGTCATGGCGATCGTCCTGGGGCTGACCGAGGTGGTCCGGGCCATCATGATCCGCATCGAAGTCGGCCGTCTCGCTCCGGCCCCAGCCGCCAAGCGGCGCCCCCTGTTCCACCGTCCGCACCGTCCGCACCCCCAGCACTGATCACCGGAGCCGGATCGGCCGGCCACCGGCGAACAGCGAAGAGCCGCCGGCCCGGACGGGCAGACACCTCGGCCGACGTCGACGCCGCACGGCCGGGGATGACCGCGAAGCGAACGCGCTGCGACGTCGGAGCAATGAGCACTCCGGCGTCCGCCGCCCGCTCGGCTCCCAGATCACCGCCGTCCGCGACGATCGTGGCTGATCCCGCATTGCCCGTTCTGTCTGGGACCTGCTGCGCGGCGCCAGCCAGAGCCGCGCGCTGTGTGCACACGTGGTGACCGGGGAAGTCCGCGCTCTGCGCGGTTCGGCTTCGGTCAGCCGGCGTGACGGCCGTGAACCGTTCGCCCGACAGCCGAGGCCACCCGTCGGATGGCGCCCCAGCGCGGCGGCCGTTCGGCGGGCGCGGCGCCCGGCCGATGGCGGGGTACCCGTACCCGTAGCATCCCGGGACTGATCCAGCACCGCACGGGAGTTGGCAAGTTGACGGCTTCACCGTCCAGCCCGACGGGGATGAACGGGACGTCGGCATCGACGACGACCTCTTCAGAGGTGGCCAGGTTGGTGAGGCCGTGCGTCTGCCCATCTCGCAGCCGGGCGGCGGTCTCGGCGGGCGTCTCCGCCCTGGCGGCCAGTACCCCCAGGAGCCCGGAGTCCAGTTGCGCACGCTTGCCAAGCCCGGCCGGGTCATCGGCCCGGTAGGGGTTGTTGCTCACCAGCACGGCATCAGGCCCGTCAACAGTGAGCAGCCCGGCGTGTACCACCAGCTCCGGGCCCTTGTGGCGGGCCAGGGATTCCGGGAGGATCCGCGCCGTCGTGCCGATCTTGTCGTCCCGATAGGCCGGGGCCTGTACCAGGGCGGCATATGCACCGAAGGACACGTTGTTGACGAACACACGCTCGCCTGCCAGCCCGAGATCCACGCGCAGTTCGACGCCGTCCGTGAGGGCCTCCAGCGCGGCCGAAGGGTCGTCACGGTCCAGGCCGAGGTCCATCGCGAAGTGGTTGCGGGTACCGGCTGGAATGACCACGAAGGGAAGACCGCTCTTCGCAGCCACCCCGGCGACAAGTGCCTGCGTGCCGTCTCCGGCGGCCACCCCCAGCAGATCCGCACCGTCATCCACCGCGCGTCGGGCCACAGTCGTGAGGTCCTGGGGCTGGGAAGGATCGAGCAGGAGAACCTGAGCCCCCAACGCACGGGCCTTCTCGGCGATGCGGAACCGGCTTGCCTTCCCTCCTCCCGAGCGGGGATTCACGATCAGATACGGCCGCTGTGCAGCGGCCACCGGTCGGAACGTGTTCTCGGTCATGGCAAGCGCCGCCAGGCCGCATTCATCGGCCCGGTGCACGTCACCGTCACAGGCGCCGGAACAGCCGCCGCTACCACGCCCGCTGCTGGCTGTGCCGTCCGCCACCGGCCCGGTCCAGCGATCGCATCGGCCACCGCCTCCATGACGTTTCCTCCGGCAGTTACGGCTTCCGGCACCAGCCCGGTCGCCTTGAGGACGGTACTCATGGGTGGGGGGTGATGACGGCGCGTCCTTGGATCTTGCCGTCGTGCAGGAGCTGGTATGCCTCGTTGGCGCGTTCCAAGGGGAAGTGCTCGAGAAACATCTTGATCTTTTGCTGCTGGGCGAGGGTGATCACTTCCATGAGTTCGGGAAGGGAGCCCCAGTAGGGGGAGGCGACCGAGCACTCGTGCGGCGGGTTCGAGAAGTTGACGGGCAGGGCTCCGCCGCCGAGACCGACGATGGTCAGGTGTCCGAGCACCCTTGCCACCTGAGCAGCCATGCGCAGAGTCGGGTCTATGCCGACCATGTCGAGCACGAGCTGAGCGCCCTGCTGCTCCGTCATGTCCTTGATGCGCGTGACCGCGTCCTCGTCCGAGAGCAGCGCCTCGTCCGCGCCCAGGCGCTTGGCGGTTTCCAGCTTGCCGGCATCGGTGTCCACGGCGACGACGGTGGTCGCCGCGCTGAGCGCTCGCACCATCTGGATGGCCATCTGGCCCAGACCGCCCACCCCGATGACCACCGCGGTCGAGCCCGGCCCCAGCAGGTGCAGCGATCGCTTGACGGCGTGATAGCTGGTCAGTCCCGCGTCGGTGAGCGGGGCGGCCTGGCGGGGGTCGAGGGTGCCCAGCGGAATCAGGAATCGCGCCGCCGGGACCAGCAGGTACTCAGCCATTCCGCCGTCGTGACCGCCTCCCAGGCCCCCGCCCTGACCACTGACCTTCTGGCAGTAATTCTCCCGGCCCTCCCGGCAGTTGGCGCACATCCCACAGCCCCAGGGACCGTAGACCATCACAGGGTCTCCAGGCGCGAACCCGGTGACACCCGGCCCCAGCCTCTCCACCCATCCCGCATTCTCATGGCCGAGCGTGAAGGGCAGTTCCGTGGCGAAACCGGGTGGCGGTCCGAGTGCCTCCATCATGTGCAGATCTGAATGGCACGCACCGGCACCCCCGACCTTCACCAGAACCTGCCCAGGCCCCGGCTCGGGCACCGGCACCTCGCGCAGCTCGGGCGATTGCTGCCATCCGACCAGTTGAAAAGCCCGCATAACGATCCCTTACGCACGCCGAGTCAGTCGCGGATCCCGTCGATGTCGACCAGAACATGGCGCGGTCCGCGGAAAATCTGGTTGTGGCGGTACGGCGGTGGGTCCTCTACGAGCCGGGGGTTTTCCACCCGTCGGAGGAACTCGCCGACCGCGACCTGGACCTCGAGCCGCGCGAGCGGAGCGCCGAAACAGAAGTGGATGCCCTGGCTGAACCCGAGGTGCTGGTTGTCCCGGCGTTCGAGGTCAAGCTCGTCGGGGTTGGCGAACCGCTTCGGGTCGCGGTTCGCCGAGCCGTATGCCAGGAAGATCGGCGCTCCCTTCGGGATGGTGGTGCCTGCGATGTCGATGTCTTCCAGGGCGGAGCGGGTATGCCAGAACTGGACCGACGACTCGAAGCGCAGCAACTCCTCGACCCCGGGCACGATCAGCTCGGGCCGGCGGCGCAGCTTCTCCAGCGCGTCGGGGTGCCGCAGCAAGGTGAGCACGCTGTGGGCGATGAGATTGACTGTGGTTTCATGCCCGGCGAAGATCAGGAGCAAGGCATTGCTCACGAGCACACCTTTGGACATCCTTCCCTCCGGGCCGTCCTCGTTCACCATCGCCGAGAGCATGCCCGGGCCGGGCTGCTGGGCGTACCGGTCGAGCAGCTCAGCTGCGAACTCCCCGAACTCCTTCACGGCCTGGCGCCCCCCGGCCAGTCGGCTCTGGATCTCCTCGGAGGCAGCCTCGGGGCCGAAATCCAAGGCGTCCAGGGCCGTCTCGATCCAGCTGTGGAAGCGTGGCTCGTCTTCCAGTGGCACCCCCAGGATCTTGCAGATCACGGTCACCGGCAGGGGGTAGGCGAACTCGTCGACGGCATCGATTCGGGTCTTGCCCTGCATGTTGTCCAGGAGGTCGTCCACGATGCGGCGGATCTCGGGTTCCAGGTCGGAGATCAGGTGGGGGGAATGGGGTGGGCCGACGAAATGCGGCGTCATCATCCGGCGATCTCGATCGTGCTCGGGTGGATCCTGGGTGATGATGTTCGGCTCCACGATGACCGTCTCCGTGATCGGCTCGGCCTCTGCCGGGCCCTCGGCCGGGGCCGGGGCGGGGAGTTTCCTGACATCCGAACTGACGCGGGGGTCGTGCAGCAGTGCGACGATCTCTTGGTAGGTGCTGACGACGTAGGTGCCGTCCGGCTGCCGTGCCACCGGTGTCTTGCGGAGTTCCTCGTAGAACGGGTACGGATTGGCGCGGTTGGCGTAGCGGAGGGCCTGCTGCCAGGGGGTTTCCTCGACCACGAGGCTTCCCTCCTTCTCCTGTCGGTGCTGTCCGCTTGCGCGCCCGACCCGGCGGGCGCGTCAACGGCGGCGAGGGCGGAACTCGGCCGCCCGCTCGCTCGGGTCGTGGCCGGTCAGGACGACGTCGGGGATCGCCGTCGGGACGCCGGGTTGCGGGAACTCGGCCGGGATCGGCTTCATGTCGGGGGGCTGGTCCCAGCCTGGCGGTGGAGGCGGGAACGGACCGGATTGCTCGATCAGCTTGCCGTAGTACTCCAGCCACTTGCCGTGATCGAAGGTGACGGCGGCGACGATGCGGCCCCGGCGACCGTAGGCGGCGGCGAAGTGGCGCTCTTTGACGGACCCTTGCGTGAAGACGATCTCGTCGCCGAAAGGTGGCACGCCGACGGACTTGATGTTGAGGCCGAACTGGCCGGACCAGAAGCCGGGCAGCAGCAGATGCGGGCGATAGTGGGGTTCGAGGTTCACCATGTTGTGGGCCGCGGCCTCGGCGCCGAGAACGGCATTGTCCCAGTGCTCCATCGCGAGGAACTGGTACTCGTACAGCACGTGGGGCGAGCGCGCCACGTCCCCAGCCACGTAGATGCTGTCGGTGACCACGCCGTTGATGTCGAAAGCGCGACCGCCGGCGTCGCAACCGACGCCCCAGAAACCGGACGCCAGCCCGGCGCCCTCCAGCCATTCCACGTTGCGGATCGACCCCAGCGAGGCCACCACCACGTCGGCGTCGATGATGGTTCCGTCCGAGAGATGAGCGCGCCGCACGTGTCCGCCGGAGTCACCCTCCAGTGACGACACACCCAACCCGCAGCGCAGGTCCACGCCGTGGTCGCGCTGCATCTCCGCGGCGATCTCACCGATCACCCCGCCGAGCGCGCCGACCAGCGGCGCCGAGCCCCGCTCGACGACGGTCACCGGGAGATCGAGTTCCCGGCAGACCGAGGCCACCTCCGAGCCGATGAACCCGGCGCCGATGACCATGACCCGCGACGGCGGTGCGGCCAGCGCCTTTTGCAGCTGTGCGGCATCATCACGCGAGCGCAGCGTGTAGACCCCGTCCAGGGCCGCCTCGTCCGGGTTCGGCCACTGTCGCGCCCGGGTGCCCGTGGCGATCAGCAAGCGGTCGTACGGGATCTGCTCGCCGTCGGCCAGGCGCACCTGCTTGGCGGCCCGGTCCAACCCGGTGGCGGTCACCCCGAGCCGCCACTGCGCATTCACTTCTCGCAGGCGGGGCAGCGTGGTGTGGTCGGCCGGTACCCAGCCTTTGAGCACCTGTTTGGACAGCGGGGGACGGTCGTAGGGCTCGTACGGTTCGTCCCCGATGATGGTCAAAGACCCGGTGAAGCCCTCCTCACGCAGGGCTTCGGCGGCCCGCAGTCCGGCCAGGGAGGCACCGACGATGACGATCCGGCCGTTGGCTCTGAACTGGCGCACCAGCTCTGCGACCGTTGCCGGCACGGTCATGACGTCGCGCTCCCCTTCGCGCCGTCCAAGCGGTCGATCACGATCGCCTGCACCGGACACGCCGCAGCGGCTCGCTCAACCTGCAGGCGCCGCTCGTCATCGGGATTCGGCTCGTAGGTGAGCGCCTCCTGGCCGGTCAATCTGAAGTCCTTGTGCGCCAAATACACGCATTGTGCGTATCCCTGGCACCGATTCAGGTCCACGGCGATTCGCATGGGCAGACTCCTTCCGATCTGCCGCCCAGTGCCGACGCCACCGGCTGAGGACCCGAATGTTCGATCTTCTTCGCCACGGCGGTAGCTTCGCGGTGACGCTTACTGCCGGTGAGTGTCGCGGTCTCAATCGCGGTAGACATTCGATGGCGTCGGCATCAAGCTTTGCCCGGCCGTATCCCCCTAAAAAAATGGTCACCCCGTCTTGCGGCGACCGCAAATGCACTGTTATGGAAACCATCTCTCAGGGCAGCTTTAGTTCTTGATCACTGACCGGTTCGTGCAGGTCCGGGCGCTTCCGGAGTGCCTGCCCGCTTGAAAGCGGCCACCGTGATCACGAGCGATTGGGGAGCCAACACGGCCCCGGCCGGCCGAGCCCACTGAAGCCATTGATCACGTCTTGCACGCCCGGTCACCACCCTTGAGGAGCGCACGCTGGGGTGCCACCGATATCCCGGGCCAATGCTGTTGGGCAGCCGGCGGAGTACGGCCGTACGCTCTGTCAGCTGTTCAGCATCCGTGCGCATGAGTCGTCCTCCCTGCCCAAACGCAGGGCTCGTTGGGCTGAACGGCTACTGGACGGGACGCGAGCGTGGCAGATCACCCTAGGGCACGGTCGAGATTGAAGGCGGCGCTGATCAGGGCGAGGTGGGTGAAAGCCTGGGGAAAGTTGCCCTGTTGCTCTCCGGTGTGGCTGATCTCTTCCGCGTACAGGCCGAGGTGGTTGGCGTAGGTGAGCATCTTCTCGAAGGCCAGGCGGGCTTCGTTCAGGCGCCCGGCGCGCGTGAGGGCCTCGACGTACCAGAAGGAACAGATGGAGAAGGTACCCTCCTCGCCTTCCAGACCGTCCGGACTGGCCTTGGGGTCGTAGCGCCAGACCAGGGAGTCGGAGACCAGCTCGTCACCAAGGGTATCGAGGGTCGACAGCCATACGGGGTCGCTGGGAGAGACGAACTTGGTCAGCGGCATCATCAACACCGCGGCGTCCAGCACGTCACCGTCCTCGTGCTGGACGAACGCCTGCCGGGCGGGCGACCAGCCCTTGTCCATGATCCGCCAGTAGATCGCGTCCCGGACCGGCCCCCAGCGGCCGAGCTCGGCGGGGAGGCTGCGGTGCCGGGCGATGCGGATGGCCCGATCGATGGCCACCCAGCACATCAGGTGGGAGTAGAGGAACTTCTTGCGCCCGCCACGGGTCTCCCACACACCCTCGTCCGGCTGGTCCCAGTACTCACAGACCCAGTCCACCAGTGCGCACACCGCGCGCCAGTGGCCGCTGGAGATGGGCCGGCACCACTTGTCGTACAGATAGACGGAGTCGAGCAGGGCGCCGTAGATGTCGAGCTGCAGCTGGGTGGCCGCGCCGTTGCCGACCCGCACGGGCGCCGAGCCCCGGTAGCCCTCCAGGTGGGACAGCTCGCGTTCGGGCAACTCGGTGCGTCCGTCGATGCCGTACATGACCTGCAACGGACCGGACGATCCGTTGCCGCGCCGGTCGGTGTACCGGGTGAGGAAGCCCATGAACGCCTCGGCCTCCTCGGTGAAGCCGAGCCTGAGCAGGGCGTAGACGGCGAACGCGGCGTCGCGCACCCACACGTAGCGGTAGTCCCAGTTGCGGCCGCCGCCGACCTGCTCGGGCAGGCTGGTGGTGGGGGCTGCCACGATCGCGCCGGTGGGGGCATAGGTGAGCAGCTTGAGGGTCAGGGCGGAGCGGTGCACCATCTCCCGCCATCGGCCGCGGTAGCGGGACTGGTTCAGCCAGCCCCGCCAGAAAGCGACCGTGGCGGCGAACTCCCGCTCGGCCTCGGCGAGCGGGCAGCGGCGCGGCGGAGCCTCGCTGCTGACCTGCTCCAGGACGAAGACCGTCGTGTCGCCCTGGGAGAGTTCGAACTCCGTCCACACGTCCTTTTCGTCGTACTCCAGCGGCACCGTGGCGGCGAGCGTCAGCGACAGCTCCTCGGAGGCGAACAGGGCGGCCCGGTCCAGCATCCGTACGGTGTGCGGATGGGCGCCGTAGCCGAACCGGGGGGCCACCCGAGCCCGGAACGGGATCGTTCCGCGGACGCACACCACCCGCCGGATCAGCCGGTCGCGGTCGAATGCGCCGGAGTCCACCACGGGCATGAAGTCCTGGATCTCCCCCAGCCCGTCCTCGGCGAAGAAGCGGGTGATCAGCACATTGGTATCCGGGAAGTAGAACTGTTTCGTGCCGGCCGGCACTGTGGCAGCCAGCTCGAATGCCCCGCCCCGGTCCGCGTCCAGGATCGCCGCGAAAACACTCGGGGAGTCGAAGGAGGGACAGCAGTACCAGTCGATGGTGCCGTCGGTGCCCACCAGCGCCACCGTGCGCAGATTCCCGATCAAGCCGTGCTCAGCGATCGGCAGATACCGGACGAACTTGTGCTGTGCCGGTGCTCCAGACATCGCAGCACCCTCCCTTTACTCCCGCCTCTCCTGCTTCGGGCCCTTGCAAGCGCACCATCCGGTGGAGATTGGGCCTGCTCGGTCAGTTCGCGGTAGGCATCGCGACGCTCCTCGACCGCGGCATCCATGATCGCGAAGCCGAGGGCCCGCCGACGGACCGGTTGCGGCCTTCCGCTTCGGCGCCTCGGATTGAGGGACGCGGGTCGCGGGACAACCACGTCCATGTACCTCCAGTGTCCTACAAACGCCGGAGCAGGTGTCTTTTGCGCCCTGGCCGGTCCCAGTCCTTGTGGGGATCCCAGCCGGTGTTCGTTCCGATCTTCCTCAGCCCTCCAGCAGCCACCCGCACCACTGAAAACGCAAGATCGAACTGCACAGAGCTGGCTCCCACCCGGCACCGCGATCCTTCATGCCGCAGCTCGGCACCGCAGACGAAGGCAACAATCGTCACCAACGGACAATCACCAGGTCTATGCGGTGCGGGAACGACTTGCCCTGTCGGGTCGCGAGCAGGTTGTGGCCGTTGCAGATACGGCGTTCAACCGGCTGAAGGCGTTCCGCGGCGTCGGCGGTTCCGGGGCCATGCCCGACTCCTCTGAGCTGGCGGACGCCATTCGGGTCCTACAGGATCGTCCTGGGCGAACTGCGCCACGTGCGAGACGATCTGGGCGAACCACGCCTGGAGACCGGTGTCTCCAACTGACGTCCTCCCAAGCACGGTTCAACGACTGAAGGTGTGCCGGGTGAGGCTGCCCCGGCCCGGAAGCCGGGGGCGCCGCAACCACCTCGCGGTCGTGCTGCGCGGCAACGGCCGACATCAGCCCGTCCCTACGCCGGCGACTGGGAGCCGGAAGAACGCGGACGGGTTCACGCCCGGCCGGACCAGCTACGAACCGACCGACCGCCTGCGTCCAGATATCGGGACAGCCCTTGCCTCGCTGTTTCGGTTGGGGCGATGAGGCGTCGTTGATCGTCAGCTGCGCCCTGTGGGCGGGGTGTTTTCACTGCTCGGCGAGGCTAACCGAGGGCCGCGGTGAAGTGGCTCTTGCCCGTGCCCGAGGGCCCGCAGATGCAGAGATTCTCCCGCCCGCCGGTCGGCATTACGCCCCGCCTGAGCGATGCCGAACTGGTCACCCTCGCCACGATGCAGGCCATACTCGGCTACACCTCCGAGGCCAAATGGCTCCGCCATGCCCGTGCCCACCTGCGCCACCTCTTCCCCTACCTGCCCCAGCAGCCCGGCTACAACAAGCGGCTGCGCAAGGCCGCCGGTCTGATGCGAAGCGTCAACCGGATCCTGGCCACCACCACCTCGGTGTGGAGCGACGACGTATGGGTCGTGGACTCCACCCCGGTGGAATGCGGCCGCTCCCGCGAGACCGTCAAACGCTCCGACCTGGCAGGTTGGGCCGAATACGGCTACTGCGCCAGCCACAGCCGCTTCTTCTGGGGCCTGCGCCTGCACCTGGTCTGCACCCTTCAGGGCCTGCCCATCGCCTTCGCCCTGACCGGGGCCAAGGCCAACGAACGCGAGACCCTCCTTGACTCCTGGCAGCCGAATGCGAGCTTCTGCGAGAGCGCCCCCGACAGACTCTCATCGGCGACAAGAACTACTTCGGCCGTGGTTTCGAACGCGAACTGTCCGAGCATGGAGTCCAGTTACTGCGGCCTGCCCGTAAAGGTGAACGGGAACGGCCTGGCGCAGCCCTGTTCAAGGCGCTGCGACAGGCCCGGTGGCCCGGGAGCGGCTGGTCGTCGCCGCCGCTGGCCGTGGCCTCGCGCACTGATCGCTCATGCGTGCCGCAGTGTCGCGGTGGCGATCTCCAGGAAGTCGCGCAGTAGCTTTTCGCGCCGGTCCGCGGCAACGGCCAGGCAGGTCTGGATCTCCGGGGCGTCTGTGACGGGGATGTTGGCGAGGTCGGGGCGGGAGTAGGACCGCGCGACGCTCAGCGGGATGAGCGCAATGCCGTGGCCGGAGGCGATGAGCTCGAACTTCTCTTCAAGCGACGACGTCCGCCGATTTGGCACGTCGAGCATCCGCTCGCCGTCGAGGTCTGCGGAGGTGAGCTCCTGACGACACGCCAGGGGGTGCGCCACGGGCATGCAGGCAACCCTGGGGTCGTGGCCGATGGGAATGATGCGCAGGCCCGACTCATCGAACGGCCTTCGCAGGTAACCGACTTGGGCGCGACCGTCCCGTAGCGGCTGGTCCTGCTCCCACCAGCGTGCCGGGACGACGTCGATCTCGACGTCCGCGTGGCGCGACGTGAACGCCCGGATCGCTTCCGACACAGGCAGCCCCGGGGAGAAGGCGACCACGAGCCGTTGGAGGCCCTGATCGACGTCGTGGACGCGCCGGACCGCCGCGGCGATCGACGGGAGGATCTGCTGCGCCTCCTCATAGAGCTGTTTGCCGGCGGCGGTCAGCTCCACACTGCGGGTGGTGCGCACGAGCAGTGCGCACCTCAACTCCTGCTCTAAGGACTTGACTTGGCGGCTGAGTACCGGCTGGGCGATGTGGAGCTGTTCCGCCGCCCGGCCGAAGTGCCGGTGCTCGGCCACCGCGGCGAAGTAGCGGAGCTTGCGCAGATCGAGATCCATGCCCTGAAGGTATCAATGGTCGGGAAGGGTATTGGACGCAGCGGACGGCTGGCCCGAGACTCGACGCATGATCGTCATCACCACTCCCACCGGCCAGATCGGCGGCCGGCTCCTGGAGATCCTCCTCGACGAGACCCGCACGCGCGGCGAAGAGCTGCGCGTCATCTTGCGTGACCCCGGGAGACTCCCCGACGGGGTTGGCGCCCGCGTCGATGTCATCACCGGCTCGCACGGCGACGCCGAGGTCGTCGACCGGGCCTTCGACGGCGCGGACGCCGTCTTCTGGCTGGTTCCGTCAAACACCCAGGAACCGAGCCTGGACGCCATGTACTCCGGCTTTACCCGCGCCGCCGCGAAGGCGTTCACGACCCATGGAGTCGGACACGTCGTCGGCGTCTCGGCACTCGGCCGCGGCACCCCCGTCGCCAGCCGCGCCGGGCATGTGACGGCGTCGCTGGCCATGGACGATCTCATCGCGAGTACGGGGGTGGCCTACCGGTCGCTCGCCAACCCGACGTTCTTCGACAATCTGCTGCGGCAGGTGG contains these protein-coding regions:
- a CDS encoding VOC family protein, producing MSVRYQLVIDCADPNRQAHFWAAALGYELAPPPSGFATWDDYYRDLGLPEEALTGGADRISDPQGSGPAIWFHVVPDAKAVKSRLHIDIHASGDRTDPIETRKRRVDAEADRLMGLGALNTVVMYEEGIDHYAVGMKDPEGNEFDIN
- a CDS encoding HdeD family acid-resistance protein — encoded protein: MTSPSGSPDPAPPSRIEPQDTPLAEGMAFLADKGWQILLTMGLATTALGVIALVWPSATLRVLGVLFGVYLLATGVFQLAGAFGTHVPRHLRVLHFLIGALSILLGLICFRGAMESILLLALWIGFSWLLRGTMETAAAASARDMPARGWHMAFGIIGALAGIVLIVSPFASIAALTLVVGVMAIVLGLTEVVRAIMIRIEVGRLAPAPAAKRRPLFHRPHRPHPQH
- a CDS encoding diacylglycerol/lipid kinase family protein — its product is MTENTFRPVAAAQRPYLIVNPRSGGGKASRFRIAEKARALGAQVLLLDPSQPQDLTTVARRAVDDGADLLGVAAGDGTQALVAGVAAKSGLPFVVIPAGTRNHFAMDLGLDRDDPSAALEALTDGVELRVDLGLAGERVFVNNVSFGAYAALVQAPAYRDDKIGTTARILPESLARHKGPELVVHAGLLTVDGPDAVLVSNNPYRADDPAGLGKRAQLDSGLLGVLAARAETPAETAARLRDGQTHGLTNLATSEEVVVDADVPFIPVGLDGEAVNLPTPVRCWISPGMLRVRVPRHRPGAAPAERPPRWGAIRRVASAVGRTVHGRHAG
- a CDS encoding NAD(P)-dependent alcohol dehydrogenase codes for the protein MRAFQLVGWQQSPELREVPVPEPGPGQVLVKVGGAGACHSDLHMMEALGPPPGFATELPFTLGHENAGWVERLGPGVTGFAPGDPVMVYGPWGCGMCANCREGRENYCQKVSGQGGGLGGGHDGGMAEYLLVPAARFLIPLGTLDPRQAAPLTDAGLTSYHAVKRSLHLLGPGSTAVVIGVGGLGQMAIQMVRALSAATTVVAVDTDAGKLETAKRLGADEALLSDEDAVTRIKDMTEQQGAQLVLDMVGIDPTLRMAAQVARVLGHLTIVGLGGGALPVNFSNPPHECSVASPYWGSLPELMEVITLAQQQKIKMFLEHFPLERANEAYQLLHDGKIQGRAVITPHP
- a CDS encoding cytochrome P450 → MVEETPWQQALRYANRANPYPFYEELRKTPVARQPDGTYVVSTYQEIVALLHDPRVSSDVRKLPAPAPAEGPAEAEPITETVIVEPNIITQDPPEHDRDRRMMTPHFVGPPHSPHLISDLEPEIRRIVDDLLDNMQGKTRIDAVDEFAYPLPVTVICKILGVPLEDEPRFHSWIETALDALDFGPEAASEEIQSRLAGGRQAVKEFGEFAAELLDRYAQQPGPGMLSAMVNEDGPEGRMSKGVLVSNALLLIFAGHETTVNLIAHSVLTLLRHPDALEKLRRRPELIVPGVEELLRFESSVQFWHTRSALEDIDIAGTTIPKGAPIFLAYGSANRDPKRFANPDELDLERRDNQHLGFSQGIHFCFGAPLARLEVQVAVGEFLRRVENPRLVEDPPPYRHNQIFRGPRHVLVDIDGIRD
- a CDS encoding NAD(P)/FAD-dependent oxidoreductase, encoding MTVPATVAELVRQFRANGRIVIVGASLAGLRAAEALREEGFTGSLTIIGDEPYEPYDRPPLSKQVLKGWVPADHTTLPRLREVNAQWRLGVTATGLDRAAKQVRLADGEQIPYDRLLIATGTRARQWPNPDEAALDGVYTLRSRDDAAQLQKALAAPPSRVMVIGAGFIGSEVASVCRELDLPVTVVERGSAPLVGALGGVIGEIAAEMQRDHGVDLRCGLGVSSLEGDSGGHVRRAHLSDGTIIDADVVVASLGSIRNVEWLEGAGLASGFWGVGCDAGGRAFDINGVVTDSIYVAGDVARSPHVLYEYQFLAMEHWDNAVLGAEAAAHNMVNLEPHYRPHLLLPGFWSGQFGLNIKSVGVPPFGDEIVFTQGSVKERHFAAAYGRRGRIVAAVTFDHGKWLEYYGKLIEQSGPFPPPPPGWDQPPDMKPIPAEFPQPGVPTAIPDVVLTGHDPSERAAEFRPRRR
- a CDS encoding ferredoxin; the protein is MRIAVDLNRCQGYAQCVYLAHKDFRLTGQEALTYEPNPDDERRLQVERAAAACPVQAIVIDRLDGAKGSATS